One Coffea arabica cultivar ET-39 chromosome 5c, Coffea Arabica ET-39 HiFi, whole genome shotgun sequence DNA window includes the following coding sequences:
- the LOC113690997 gene encoding 1-aminocyclopropane-1-carboxylate oxidase 1-like, translated as MENFPVINMKNLNGDKRASTMEHIKDACENWGFFELVNHGIPHEMMDTVERLTKGHYKKCMEQRFKELVASKALEGVQAEITDMDWESTFFLRHLPVSNISQVPDLDDEYRTLMKEFAVRLEKLAEELLDLLCENLGLEKGYLKKAFYGSKGPNFGTKVSNYPPCPKPELIKGLRPHTDAGGIILLFQDDKVSGLQLLKGDQWVDVPPMKHSIVVNLGDQLEVITNGKYKSVLHRVIAQTDGNRMSLASFYNPGNDAVIYPAPELLEKEAEERKEVYPKFVFDDYMKLYAGLKFQAKEPRFELMKNVEANVTMGPIATA; from the exons ATGGAGAACTTCCCAGTAATCAACATGAAAAACCTCAATGGTGACAAGAGAGCTTCCACCATGGAGCATATAAAGGATGCTTGTGAAAACTGGGGTTTCTTTGAG TTGGTGAACCATGGAATCCCACACGAGATGATGGACACAGTTGAAAGATTGACAAAAGGTCATTACAAGAAATGCATGGAGCAAAGGTTCAAGGAGTTGGTGGCAAGCAAGGCTTTAGAGGGTGTACAAGCTGAGATTACGGATATGGATTGGGAGAGCACATTTTTCTTGCGCCACCTTCCTGTCTCAAACATTTCACAAGTCCCTGATCTAGATGATGAATACAG GACCCTCATGAAGGAGTTTGCTGTAAGATTAGAAAAATTGGCTGAAGAACTTCTTGATTTACTATGTGAAAATCTTGGTCTTGAGAAGGGCTACTTGAAGAAAGCCTTTTATGGTTCAAAAGGTCCCAATTTTGGCACCAAGGTTAGCAACTACCCTCCATGTCCCAAGCCAGAATTGATTAAGGGACTTCGACCACACACTGATGCTGGTGGGATTATCTTGCTTTTCCAAGATGATAAAGTaagtggtctacaactcctcaaGGGTGATCAATGGGTTGATGTCCCTCCAATGAAGCACTCTATTGTGGTCAACCTTGGTGACCAACTCGAG GTGATTACCAATGGAAAATACAAAAGTGTGCTCCACCGAGTCATAGCTCAAACAGATGGAAATAGGATGTCACTTGCTTCATTCTACAATCCAGGCAATGATGCAGTTATTTATCCAGCACCAGAACTACTGGAAAAGGaagcagaagaaagaaaagaagtctACCCAAAATTTGTTTTTGATGACTACATGAAACTGTATGCTGGACTTAAATTCCAGGCCAAAGAGCCAAGATTTGAACTCATGAAGAACGTGGAAGCCAATGTTACCATGGGTCCAATTGCAACTGCCTAG